One Sulfurimonas sp. HSL-3221 genomic window, TCCGGCGGCTTTGGCCGCGAGGATGTCGTTTTTGGAGTCGCCGATCATGACGCAGCGCTCCTTGTCCACGCCAAGGGTTTCGCAGACGTGCAGCAGGGGCCGGGGGTCCGGTTTCCGTTGGGGCAGCGAATCGCCGCCGAGAGTATATTCGAACAGTTCAGACATCCCCAGGCTGTGCAAGATGGGTTCTATGAAGGCGTAGGGCTTGTTGGTGACAATGGCCAGGCGGTAGCCCTCTTTGTGCAGTTGTTGCAGGACTTCGGGCACCTGAGGGTAGGGGCGCGTCAGCACGGCGAGGTTGCCGGCATAGAACTCCAAAAAGATTGCGAGAGCGCGGTCGACCGTTTCGGTATCGTCCTCCGCGTTGCCGCTCGCGCGCAGGGCACGCTCGACAAGGGTGCGAGCCCCGTTGCCGACCCAGCCGCGCACGGTCGTCTCTTCGAAGGGGGGACGCCCGAGCTGTTCAAGCATATGGTTGACCGCCAGCGCCAGGTCGGGGGCGCTGTCGATGAGGGTACCGTCAAAGTCGAATAGAATCAGCTCTTTATGCGTGAACACCTGTCGTTTCCTTATTTAAATATTTCGCCGGGATTATAGCGCAGCCCGATTAATCCCGTTTTCGTTAAAATGGCTTCCGTTTTTATCTAAGTGCAACTTTAAGACCAAAAGAGACCCGCTATGCCCAAAACCATTACCGTCATCGATACCTTCGGTTTCTTCTTTCGCAGTTTTTACGCCCTGCCGCCGCTCACGAACAAAGAGGGGTTCCCGACCGGCCTGCTCACCGGTTTCATCAACTTTATCGACCGCCTTCACCAGGACCATGCCAGCGACTACATCGTCTTCGCCCTCGATGCCAAGGGGCCGACCTTCAGGAACGAGATCGACCCCGAGTACAAGGCGCACCGCCCGCCGCCGCCCGACGAGCTCAAAGCGCAGCTCCCCATCGCCATCGAGTGGATCGAGAAGATGGGCTTCAAGACCCTGATGCAGAGCGGTTTTGAAGCCGACGATATGATCGCCTCTATTACGAAAAAGGCGGTCGAAGCGGGGATGGTCGTGCGGATCGTCTCCCACGACAAGGACCTCTACCAGCTTATCGACGATGACAGGGTCGTGCTCGTCGACGCCATAAAGCGCAAGGACGTCAACGAGACGGAGTGCCTGGAGAAGTACGGCATCCGCCCGGAGCAGTTCACCGACTACCAGGCGCTGCTCGGCGACAGCGCCGACAACGTGCCGGGAGTCAAGGGGATCGGAAAGGTGACGGCGCAGAAGCTGCTCAACCAGTACGAGACCCTCGATAACGTCTACGCGAACCTCGACGAGGTGAAGCCGGCCGGGGTACAGAAGAAACTGCGCGAAGGGGAGGAGAACGCCTGGATGTCGCGCAAGCTCGTCACCCTGCGCGACGACCTTTTCGAGAAGGTAGCGTGGGACGAATACGACATGGACGACGGCAACCCTTTCCTGCCGATCGTACCGGAGCTGATACGCTACGAGATGAACGGGATCATCCGCAAGCTCAAAGCGAAGAAGCTTATCAGCGAAGAGGAGATCAGTAACGAAAATGCCGTGCAGGAAGCGGAGTGCCCGCTGCCGGCGAACGCCGGGTTTAGCGCGAAACTGATCACCGACGAATCGGAGCTCGCCGCGCTCACCGGCGCGATCACCGCGGAGACCCTGGTCGCTTTCGATACGGAGACGACGGGGCTGGATTATCTGGAAGATACGATGGTCGGGTTCAGTTTCTGCCTGAACGCAGAGGAGGCCTACTACGTCCCCGTTGGGCACAGCTACCTCGGCGTTCCGGAACAGGTCGGCGAAGCGGCCGCGTCTGCGGCACTGCGGCAGATCTTCACCGGGCGGGTCGTCGGGCACAACCTCAAGTTCGACCTCCACTTTGTTAACCACTATATGGAGGGGTTCGAACCCTCCCTTTATGCCGATACGATGGTCATGGCGTGGCTTGCCGCACCCGAGAGCCCGCTCTCCCTGGACAAGCTCGCACAGGTCCACCTTAATCATACGATGATCAGCTTCAAAGAGACGGTCAAGAAGGGGGAGGACTTCTCCGGGGTCGACCTGGCCGATGCCTGCGGCTACGCCGCGGAGGATGCCTGGGCGACGTTGATGCTCTATGAGAAACTGACGGCGCTGCTGGACCTGCAGGGCGAGCATCTGCTCGAAGAGGCCGCGGCGGTGGAGTTCCCCTTCTCACTGACGCTCGGCGCGATGGAAGAGGCGGGTATCAAGGTCGACACCAAGGTGCTTGCGACCTTCCTGGAGGAGGCGAAAGAGCGTCTGGCGGAGCTGACGCAGAGCATCTACGAGCTCAGCGGCAGCGAGTTCAACATCAACTCCACGAAACAGCTGGGCGAGGTGCTTTTCGAGAAGCTGGAGTTGCCCGTGGTCAAGAAGACAAAGACGGGCTATTCGACAGACGAGAAGGTACTGAGTTCTCTGCTGGACGCGCACCCCGTCATCGAGAAGCTGCTGTCATACCGCGAACTGCACAAGCTCGTTTCCACCTACCTCGACCCGCTCCTGCAACTGGGAGCGCAGCGCCCCGACGGCCGCATCCACACCTCCTACGTACAGACGGGGACGGCGACGGGGCGGCTCAGTTCGAAAAACCCCAACCTGCAGAACATTCCGACCCGCACCCCGCTGGGCGCGCGCATCCGCGAGGCCTTTGTGGCGGAACCGGGCAAAAAGCTTATCGGCATCGACTACTCGCAGATCGAACTGCGGCTGCTGGCGCATTTCAGCGAGGACCCGACCCTCGTCGACGCCTTCAAGCATGACAAAGATATCCACCTGAGCACCGCGATTGCCCTCTTCGGCGAGGAGGAGGCCCCGAAGAAGCGCAGCATCGCGAAGACCGTCAACTTTGGCCTGCTCTACGGCATGGGTCAGAAGAAGCTCTCCGATACCCTGGGGATCACGACGAAGGAGGCACGGGAGATCATCACCCGCTACTTCGAGACCTTCCCGACGGTCAAATCCTACTTCGCCTCCATCGTCGAGCGCTCCAAAGAGCAGGGGTACGTCGAGACCCTGCTGGGGCGCCGCCGCTATTTCGACTACGACAAGGCGACGCCGATGCTCAAAGCCGCGTACGAGCGCGAATCGGTCAACACCGTCTTCCAGGGCAGCGCGGCCGACCTGATCAAAATGGCGATGAATCGCATCGATGATGTGATAAAAAAAGAACGCCTCCCCGCTACCATGCTGCTGCAGATTCACGACGAACTGATCTTCGAGGCGGATGCGGCCCAGGCCGATGCGCTGGGGCAGCGTTTCCAATCTATTATGGAAGAGATCCATCCCCTGCATATCCCGCTGCGGGCGTCGCTGAACATCGGGGCGCACTGGGGCGAACTGAAATAGGCTCTGAATAAGCAACGCTTATTCAGCCTCTCCCGCCGATTGAAAGACTCCGTTAACCGAAAATGACTACAATTACGCACTTTGGGGGCCGCACAGCCCTCTGACTGCATGAAAAGGAATGAGATGAAGTACCTCCTCTCTGTGATCAGCTCCATGAAAACCATGGCCACGTTAATGCTGGTGTTTGCCGTCTCCGTCGGATACGCGACTTTTGTCGAAAACGATTTCGGCACGCCGACGGCCAAGGCCATGATCTACAACGCCCGATGGTTCGAGGTGCTGCTGGGTATTCTGGCGTTCAACCTCGTACTCAATATCGTACGCTTCAAAATGTGGAAGAAAGGGAAGGGGCTCGTCTTCCTCTTTCACTTCGCTTTCCTCGTTATCCTGTTCGGCGCGGCGGTGACCCGCTACGTCGGTTACGAGGGGATGATGCACATCCGCGAAGGCGAGACGGAGGACAAGATCACCAGCTCCACGAGCTACCTCAAGATCGTCTATGACGACAACGGCAAGGTCGGCGAGTACAAGCAGAGCCTCTACCTCTCCAAGCTCGGCGGCAACGACGTCGACACGACCTTTGATGTCGCCGGCAAAACGGTCAGCGTCAAGCTGCTCGAATACATTCCCGACGCCGTCTACAGCGTCGTGGAAGCGCCCGACGGCAAGCCGATCGCCAATATGATGATCACCGGCGGAGGTGCCCCCGACCAGATGCAGCTCTCCCAGGGCGAACAGTATGAAAACGAGAAGCTCATTATCGACTTCGATTCCGGCAAGCCCGTGCACGACGGTAAGCCGGTCGTCCGCCTGTTTATGGAAGGGGATACCCTGAAGATGGCCCACGGCTTCCCGCTGACCTACCTCAAAATGGATGACCAGAGCAGCGGTGCCGTTGCCCCGTCCCTGGAAGACAACGCCTCGACACGTACCCTCTATACGACGGAGAACGGCGCGAACTTCGTGATTCGCAGCTTCTTCGCCAAAGGGAAAAAGACGATCGTTTCTCAGGAGACGAAAAAGAAGGGGCCGATGATGCGCACTGCTTCGCAGGACGCGATGCGCCTACAGTTCAGCGACGGCAGCGAGACCAAAGAGGTCGTCGTCATGGGCACTTCCGGCCAGGTCGGCGTGCCGGAACCGGTGACGCTCTCAGGCATCCCGATGTCGGTCAGCTACGGCGCCGAGCTCATCCGCCTGCCGTTCGCCCTGAAACTGGCGGACTTCGAGCTCGACCGCTACCCGGGATCGCAGTCGCCGATGTCCTATGCGAGCGACGTTGTCCTGATAGATAAGGAACAGAACATCGAAATGCCCTATCGTATCTTTATGAACCACGTTCTTGACCACCGCAACTACCGTTTCTTCCAGTCCTCGTACGACCGTGATGAGAAGGGGACGATCCTCTCCGTCAATCACGACCCGGGAACCCTGCCGACCTATATCGGTTACCTGCTGCTCGCCATCGGAATGTTCGGCTCACTCTTCGTCAAGGGCGGCCGTTTCCGCCAGCTGGGCAAGATCGCCAAGCACGCCGCCGAAGAGAAAGAGAAACTGGCCGCGGGGCTCATCGCAGCACTGCTGCTGACGTTCGCGCCGCAAAGCGCCAAAGCCGATACGAACCCGATGATCAAGGAGATCACCTCCTTTGACCGCACCCACGCCGATATGTTTGGGGCCCTGATCGTTCAGGACAGCAACGGCCGTATGAAGCCGGTCGATACCCTCAGCACGGAGATCCTGCACAAGATTAACCGCGGCGACACCATTCTCGGTCTCAATGCGAACCAGATCCTGCTTTCGATGATGCTGATGCCCGAAGCGTGGCGCGACATCAAGATGATCCGTTCGGACAAGCTGGTTAACAAGGAACTGGGATTCGACGCCGGTGAGAAAACACTTGCCTTCAACCAGTTCTTTGAATACCCCGATGAGATGGCGGGCTACAAACTGAACAAATATGTCGAAGAGGCGATCCGCAAGGCACCGGGCAAACGCGATAAGTTTGACAAGGCCGTCATCAAAGTAGACGAACGCGTCAACGTCGCCTACATGGTCTACACGGGCGCGATGCTGCGCCTCTGGCCGGACGCGGGGGATGCGAACCACAAATGGGTGGCGACGATCGAGGCGATCAACGGCTTTACCCCGCAGGAGAGCATGCTCGTACGTTACCTCGCCGCCCAGTACTTCTCCTCCATCGACGACGCGGTCAAGAGCGGCGACTGGAGCAAGGCGGATGCCGCGCTGGAGCAGATCGCCGAGCATCAGAAAAAGGCCGGATCTACCGTCTATCCCGACGAGAACAAAGTGAAACTGGAGATCTGGTATAACCACGCAAACATCTTCGAACGCCTCTGGCCGCTCTATTTCCTTGTCGGTTTCGTGCTGCTGGTCTTCGCCTTTGCACACATCATCAACCCGCGCGTCAAGCTGGGGCTCTTCGCCAAGGGGGCCTATGGACTGCTCGTGCTCTTCTTCATCGCCCACACGGTCGGCCTGGCGATCCGCTGGTACATCTCCGGCCACGCCCCTTGGTCGAACGGGTACGAGTCGATGATCTATATCGGCTGGGCATCGGTCCTGGCGGGCTTCATCTTCTCGAAGAATTCGCCGATTACCCTTGCGGCCACCTCCATCCTTGCCGGGCTGATCCTCTTTGTCGCCCACCTCAACTGGATGGACCCGCAGGTAACGAACCTCGTGCCGGTCCTGCAGTCGTACTGGCTCAGTATCCACGTTTCCATGATTACCGGCAGCTACGGCTTCCTGGGACTGGGGGCGCTGCTTGGCTTTATTACGCTGATCCTTTTCATGTTCAACTCGGGCAAGCGCGCGCACAGCATTTCGCTCTCCATCAAGGAGCTCAACGCCATTAACGAAATGAGCCTGATGGTGGGGCTGGCGACGCTGACGGTGGGGAACTTCCTCGGCGGGGTCTGGGCCAACGAGAGCTGGGGCCGTTACTGGGGCTGGGACCCGAAAGAGACCTGGGCGCTGGTGACGATCCTTGTCTATGCCGTCGTTATCCACCTGCGCTTTATCAAGAAGATCTACACGCCGTACCTCTTCAGCGTTATCTCCCTGCTTGCCTTTACATCGGTCCTGATGACCTACTTCGGCGTCAACTACTACCTGGCGGGGATGCACTCCTACGCCAAGGGCGACCCGGTGCCGATCCCGGATTTCGTCCCGGTGACCTATGCGATCGTCTTCGCGGTCATTGCGCTGGCTTCGCGCCACCGCAAACTTGCACCCCTCTGCAAAGAGTAGGGTCTTTTTAAATCCTCCAAAACCTTTACGCCTGTTCTTCCGCCGATGCCCCCGGGCATCGCTCCTCTTTTCTCATACAATCATCCATTTTCCACCATCCGAATCCCCATTGAAACGGTCGGAATTATTTAATTTTATTCCCGGTTATTTTATGGGATTAAATAATTTGGATATAATTTTTTCTGAATCAAAATGAGAGGAGAGAGGTATGGTGAAAATCGTCCTGATGGCACTGATCGCGTTCGGCGTCCAGCTGCATGCGGCGGATCAGAAATTCAACCTGAAGTTCAATATGCTGAAGCTCAATGCGGAGATGGGATCGGCCCGGGAGTCTATGATCCGGAACGACAGGGCGGAAGCGCTGAAAGTGTTCAAGCGTCTCAAAACGGAGGTGCACGATCTTCTGAGCAACAAGGAGAAGATCGAATCCATGCTCCCCCCGGAGAAGAAACAGAAATCAAACATCGCCCTCGAGTCGGCAAAGCTGATCGCAGAGAATATCGAACTGATCGAGGATGCCTACGGAGAGAATACGCGGGACCTGACGCCGCGCAAACGCCAGATCAAAGCCCAAAGAGCCTACACCTCCATCGAACTGGCCTGTTTCCACTGCCACAACCTGGTGCGCGACGAACTGTAAACACCCTTCGATAACGATGCGCCCGCCCGGGCGTGTCAGGGTGTCGCTGTCGAGATAACCTCCCACGCCTCCACATCCCCAGCTATCGCGCTAAAGAGCGGATGCGTTTCAATTTCCTGTAACGATTCAAGTGCTTTGTAACGGTCTGGGTTCCGTTGTTTCAGTTTATGGAGCAGATGGGCAAACTCGTAGGCAAGCTGGCCCCTCTGCACCGACAGCGTTGCGCATTCACCTTCGCGCACTATTTTCCCCCTGTTGAACCTATAACCTCTCCTGTCCGCCTCGTCCACCACGTCACCGAGATAGCATGCAATGGCTTTTGCGGGGTCTTCGCACTGTTTGAAACGAAGTAACTGCGGGTGGTTCTTGTACCCTTTTGTTCGGCCGAGCAGCACGTTCTGCGCCAGCAGCGCTTCGCGCCACAGTGCGACCAACCCTTTGGCGTCCAGGTATTTCGGGTGGAGTGACCAGAGTCGCATCGGAGTCTCCTCCTTTTGCCCACATTGTGAGCGTTGTAGCTTATCCCACTATACTACAGATTTGCCGAGAACGCCGTCAGTCTTCACCAGGTCGATGACCCGTTTAAGCGCGTCGCCTTTTGAAAGCGTCAGCCGGATAATGCTCTTCGTACGGGCTTCGAGGGAGTGGGGGACGTGTGCATCGAAACAGACCATCTCCCCGCATTCAAGATCTGCTGCATCACCATTGGAGGTGAGTGTGACGCAGCCTTCGAGGACCATGATGGTAATCGGTCCGGGCGCGGTGTGCCCGCGCATGATGTTGCCTTTGGCCATACAGATGCGGATCTCTTTGGAAAAAGGGGTCTCCAGCATCTTTTCGACGACGACCCGTTCTCCGAAATGCGGCGCTTCCAGAAACGTGTATATTTTCATGTCAACTCCCCTTCACCATAGCGATGAAGTTTGCCGTGACGGTGTCCATGGTCGCGATGTGTTGTTGCAGCCACTGTGGCGTATCGGTGCAGATGTAGTCGCGGATGATCTCATCGTCGTTGCGGTTGCGCCACTCCATCATCACCAGCTGGAATGCATTAAGGGCGCGGTCATGCTCGGCTTTGTGCATCTCGAACGCGGGAAAGCCGACTTCTCGCATGAGGTACTCCTCGTTGGCGAAGTGCTCGCGGGTATGGAAAAAAAGTGCCTCAAGTGCCTGAGCGAGGGCCGTTTCGGGCGCACCGGTGTCGAGGAGCGTCTCGATATGGTTGAGCTGTTCCACCTCTTCGGCATGAACGGTGTTCATCTCGTCATAAGCGACTTTGGGGAGTTCGGCGAAAGCGATCATTGGATGATTCCTTTTTTGCGCCAGTATAGGTTATGATAGGGGATTGTGACATTGATATAGATCAAGTTGGAGGGGGCATGGGACTGGAACACTGCTATCTGTTCAACCGGCTGGAAGGGGATGACCTGGCACAGCTGCGGGAAATCAGCCGGGTGAAATCGCACAGCGCTGGGAGCACGCTTTTTTACGCCGGGGAGTACCCGGGAAAACTCCGCCTCATCGCATCGGGAGTGGTAAAGGTCGTCAAGCACGACACGGCAGGCAACGAGATCGTCCTGGCCCATTTCCGTGCTGACGACCTGGTAGCCGAAGCGGCACATTTCGAAAACATCCCCTATCCGGCGACAGCGCGCTGCGAAACGGACGTGACGCTCTACGAGATCGATTTCGGGGCTTTCAAAAGTCGCTTTCTGAACCGACCGGATGTGGCGCTGGGCATCATCCGGTCGCTGACGCGCAAGATCAAGCAGCTCGAAGCGGTGATCCGGCGCACCACGGTCGACGACGCGCAGACCCGCCTGGCACGCTACCTGCTGGAGCATGCCGACGTGCTTTCCGAGACGACCCAGAAGCAGATCGCGTCCGAGATCGGCCTGACGCCCGAAACGGTCTCGCGTATCGTGCGGCGCTTCAAAGCGCGGGGATGGGTCGAGGTGCGCGCGCGGAAGATCGTCATTACCGACCCGGAGGGGCTGAGAAGCATGCAGGATGAAACGGCGTAGGTGAAATGAAGAGCGGGACAGACCGTACACAAATCTTTTGATGCTTTTATCCGTCCTCCCTGTCCCGATGGAATTTTTTTCACTTTTTACTTCTGGGCGGTCGGCGGAACCGTTATAATTCCAACCATGGTACCCGAACTTCCCATCCATGCAGTCCTGCCCGAAATAGGGCAGGCGCTTTTCGACAACAACCAGCTTATCCTGCAGGCCCCTCCGGGTGCAGGTAAAACGACCGTTGTGCCGCTGGAACTGCTCGAAGCGGCGTGGCTGGAAGGCAAGAAGGTCGTTATGCTCGAGCCGCGGCGGCTCGCGGCGCGCAACGCGGCACTTCGGATGGCGGAACTGCTTGGCGAGGCGGTCGGAGAGCGGGTGGGGTACCGCATCCGACAGGAGACGAAAGTCTCGGCAGCAACGCGGATAGAGGTTGTCACCGAAGGGATCCTGACGCGGATGCTGCAGAGCGACCCGGCGCTGGAGGAGGTGGGGGTGCTCCTTTTCGATGAGTTTCATGAGCGCTCCATCCATGCCGACCTGGGACTGGCGCTCTCCTTGCAGTCGCAATCCCTGCTGCGTGACGACCTGAAGCTCGTGGTGATGTCGGCGACGCTGAATGCCGAAGCGTTGAAGGGCGTGCTGCCCGATGCCGCCGTCGTGACCAGCGAAGGGCGCTGCTATCCCGTAGCGTACCGTTACCTCGATATCCGGCGGAAGCTGCCCGAGGCGAAGAGCGTAGCATCGCTGACGGCGGAGACGATCATGAGCGCACTCAATGAGGAGCAGGGGAGCATCCTTGTCTTTCTGCCCGGTGTCAAAGAGATCAATGCCGTCGAGCGTGCGCTGCAGGGTGGGACGGCAAGCAACATTGTGATTGCGCCGCTGTACGGCGATCTCTCCAAAGCGGCGCAGCAGCATGCCATCGCCCCCGCCCCCGAAGGTAAACGCAAGGTCGTCCTCGCGACGAACATCGCCGAAACTTCCCTGACGATTGACGGCGTACGCATCGTCGTCGACAGCGGGCTGGAGCGTTTCGTGGAGTACGATGCGGCCTCTGGCATGAACCGGATGCGCACGCGCATGATCACGCAGGACTCCGCCGTGCAGCGCGCGGGACGGGCGGGCCGGACGCAAGAAGGGGTCTGCTACCGGCTCTGGCATGAGAATAAGCCGCTGGTGCCGCATGCGCGGCCCGAAATCGTGCAGAGCGACCTGGCACCCTTGATGCTGGAACTCGCCAACTGGGGTGCCGGCGTCGATGAACTGAATTGGGTCGACAGGCCGCCAATGCATGCGGTAGAAGAGGCATCCTTATTATTAATATCACTTAATATGGCAGATGTTTCCGGCCGCATCACGCCGCACGGCGAAGCGGCGCTGGCGCTTGGGCTGCATCCGCGCCTGGCCCACATGCTGCTGCGGGCCAAGGCGGAGGGACTCGGGTACGAGGCGGTTCTGCTCGCGACCCTGCTGCAGGAGCGGACGGGTTTCAGCGGTACGGACCTGTCCGAAGGCATGGGGTGGCTGGACCGTGTGCTGCAGACGGGTGAGAGCGGCAACCTGCTGCGCCATGCCGTGAACCTGCTCAAAAAGCGCACGGGCTGCGAACGGGGCAGCGGGGTGAAAACCGATACGGCGGGGGTACTCGCGGCGCTGGCGTATCCCGACCGCATTGCCAAACGCCGCAGTCAGGGGTCGGAGCGCTTTTTGCTGGCCAACGGCAAGGGGGCGGTGCTGGGCGATGCGACTCTGTTCCTGCATGACGATTACCTTGCCGTCGCCGATGCAGGCGGGCAGGGGGAGCCGCTGCGCATCTTCCATGCCGCCGCATTATCGCAGTCGGAACTGGAAGCGTGGTTCGGCGATGCCATTGCGACGGAGGAACAAGTCGCGTGGAACGACGAGTCGGGTCGCGTCGAGGCACTCCGGCTGCGGCGCCTCGGTGCCTTGACGCTGGAACAGTCACGCATTGACAGCCCTTCGCAGGAACTAGTCGCCAAGGGCGTGCTTGAGGGCCTGCAACAGAGCGGACTTTCCGTCTTGCCGTGGGCAAGAAAGAGCATGTCGCTCCGTGAACGGGTCAACTTCGTCAACCGCCACATGCCGGAGACGTTTGCCGCCATGGATGACGACACACTGCTGGAGACACTGGAGCACTGGCTGTTGCCCTACCTGGAGGGTGTCCGCGACCTCAAGGGGCTGCAGAAGCTCGATATGCATTCGATCCTCTCTGCGCTGCTGGGCTGGGACGCATTACAGAAACTGGATGCGCTGGCACCGGAGACGGTAACGGTGCCCAGCGGTTCGACCATCCGCATCGACTACGCAGACCCGGTGCAGCCGGTGCTTGCCGTGCGCCTGCAGGAGGTTTTCGGCTGGGAGCGTACGCCGACGGTACTGGAGGGTAGCGTGCCGCTGATGCTGCACCTGCTCAGCCCGGCCCAGCGGCCGGTACAGGTGACGAAGGATCTGGCGTCGTTCTGGCGGGAGGGATATGCCGAGGTGCGCAAGGAACTGCGGGGCCGGTACAAGAAACACTACTGGCCCGAAGACCCCTACGAGGCGGTCGCGACATCGAAGACGAAGAAGGGGATGGCGCGGGGCTGATCACTCCCGGAGCAGGTCGTAATAGGGCGGGATCTCCGGCGCGAAGAGGGCGTCGTCGAGGTTGCGGTTGATCTTCTGGTTTGAGAAGCGGATCTGGACACTGTTCTCGAAAGGGTCGTTGTAGGAGATCGCCAACGGGATGTCGTCGCGGATCTTGATAGTGAACTGCTGGGACTTGTGGGTCGCCAGGTAGGTTTCGTCGTCGAGCTTCACGGCCTTGGCGAGGATCTTGAAGAGGTCGATCTCGTCGCGGAAGGTCTTGACGATGGCCTGCTCGAGTTCCGGTTCGATGATGGTGACTTTGTGGCCGATAACGAAAACGCTCTTTTCGACGGGCTTGAAGTAGTGCCAGTGGGCCTTGTCCGGGCGCGTCGCGTCGACATGCCCCTCGTAGGTGATGGTCTTGTTCGTATCGTCGACGATCTGCTGGGTAAAATCCGCGCTGAAAGAACGGATGGAGTCGGTAAACCCGAAAAGGGCGCTAAAAGCGGCGAGCAGCAGAAAAATTGTTTTCATTTGAAACCTTTTTTGCGCAATTGTAACCAAAAATGGTGACCGGACACCCCTTTACGAAACCTTTATAGAAACGATACCTTCGCTTAGTTATAATCAGCGCAAAAAAAGGGGCACTGCCGGTGCCCGGAACTAGGGAAAAGATGCTGCAGACGATGATGGGCAAGGTGTTCGGCACCAAGAACGACCGGGAGCTGAAACGCTACAAACGGGCACTCAAAAAGATCAATGCGCTCGAAGCGACATATGAAGCGATGGACGATGCGGCACTGCAGGCTGCTTTCGAAGAACTGAAAATGGCCGTGCGCGCCGAAGAGAAGAGCCTCGAAGAGGTCCTTCCCGACTCCTTTGCCATCACACGCGAAGCAGCCAAACGTACCCTGGGAATGCGTCACTTCGACGTCCAGATGGTCGGCGGTATGGTCCTGCACGAGGGACGCATTGCTGAGATGAAAACGGGGGAGGGTAAGACCCTCGTTGCCTCCCTTCCTGTCGCGCTTAACGCGATGACGGGCAAAGGCGTCCACGTCGTCACGGTCAACGACTACCTCGCGCAGCGCGACGCCACGGAGCTTACGCCGCTGTACGGGTTCCTGGGCTACGAGGTCGGTACGGTCCTTGAGGGCGAATACGACCCGCAGGTCAAACGTGCCCACTACGCCGCCGACATTACCTACGGGACGAACAACGAGTTCGGGTTCGACTACCTGCGTGACAACATGAGCTTTTCCCGCGAACAGATGGTGCAGCGTGGCCACCATTTCGTCATCGTCGATGAAGTGGACTCCATTCTTATCGACGAGGCGCGGACCCCGCTGATCATCTCCGGCCCGACCAACCGCACCCTTGACAACTACGTCCGCGCCGATGAGATCGCCAAGCAGCTCTCGAAAGAGACCCACTTTACCGTTGACGAAAAAGACCGCCTCGTCCTCATCACCGAAGAGGGTATCGCCAAGGCCGAAGAGCTCTTCGCCGTCGACAACCTCTACAGCCTGGAGAATTCCGCCCTGTCGCACCACCTCGACCAGGCGCTCAAGGCCAACTACATCTTCGAGATCGACGTCGATTATGTCGTCAAGGACGGCGAAGTCGTCATCGTCGACGAATTCACTGGCCGCCTTTCCGAAGGGCGCCGCTACTCCGAGGGGCTGCACCAGGCCCTCGAGGCCAAAGAGCGCGTGCAGATCAAGGAGGAGTCACAGACCCTCGCGGACATCACCTTCCAGAACTACTTCCGCATGTACGACAAGCTGGCGGGGATGACCGGTACAGCGCAGACGGAGGCGACGGAGTTCGCCCAGATCTACCGCCTCGACGTCGTCTCCATCCCGACAAACGTCCCGGTCGTCCGTGAAGACCTCAACGACCTTATCTACAAGACCGAGCTCGAGAAGTTCCAGGCGTCCATCGAGAAGATCAAGGAGCTCAATGCCAAA contains:
- a CDS encoding pyrimidine dimer DNA glycosylase/endonuclease V gives rise to the protein MRLWSLHPKYLDAKGLVALWREALLAQNVLLGRTKGYKNHPQLLRFKQCEDPAKAIACYLGDVVDEADRRGYRFNRGKIVREGECATLSVQRGQLAYEFAHLLHKLKQRNPDRYKALESLQEIETHPLFSAIAGDVEAWEVISTATP
- a CDS encoding cupin domain-containing protein, with amino-acid sequence MKIYTFLEAPHFGERVVVEKMLETPFSKEIRICMAKGNIMRGHTAPGPITIMVLEGCVTLTSNGDAADLECGEMVCFDAHVPHSLEARTKSIIRLTLSKGDALKRVIDLVKTDGVLGKSVV
- a CDS encoding bacteriohemerythrin, with amino-acid sequence MIAFAELPKVAYDEMNTVHAEEVEQLNHIETLLDTGAPETALAQALEALFFHTREHFANEEYLMREVGFPAFEMHKAEHDRALNAFQLVMMEWRNRNDDEIIRDYICTDTPQWLQQHIATMDTVTANFIAMVKGS
- a CDS encoding Crp/Fnr family transcriptional regulator, producing the protein MGLEHCYLFNRLEGDDLAQLREISRVKSHSAGSTLFYAGEYPGKLRLIASGVVKVVKHDTAGNEIVLAHFRADDLVAEAAHFENIPYPATARCETDVTLYEIDFGAFKSRFLNRPDVALGIIRSLTRKIKQLEAVIRRTTVDDAQTRLARYLLEHADVLSETTQKQIASEIGLTPETVSRIVRRFKARGWVEVRARKIVITDPEGLRSMQDETA
- the hrpB gene encoding ATP-dependent helicase HrpB — its product is MVPELPIHAVLPEIGQALFDNNQLILQAPPGAGKTTVVPLELLEAAWLEGKKVVMLEPRRLAARNAALRMAELLGEAVGERVGYRIRQETKVSAATRIEVVTEGILTRMLQSDPALEEVGVLLFDEFHERSIHADLGLALSLQSQSLLRDDLKLVVMSATLNAEALKGVLPDAAVVTSEGRCYPVAYRYLDIRRKLPEAKSVASLTAETIMSALNEEQGSILVFLPGVKEINAVERALQGGTASNIVIAPLYGDLSKAAQQHAIAPAPEGKRKVVLATNIAETSLTIDGVRIVVDSGLERFVEYDAASGMNRMRTRMITQDSAVQRAGRAGRTQEGVCYRLWHENKPLVPHARPEIVQSDLAPLMLELANWGAGVDELNWVDRPPMHAVEEASLLLISLNMADVSGRITPHGEAALALGLHPRLAHMLLRAKAEGLGYEAVLLATLLQERTGFSGTDLSEGMGWLDRVLQTGESGNLLRHAVNLLKKRTGCERGSGVKTDTAGVLAALAYPDRIAKRRSQGSERFLLANGKGAVLGDATLFLHDDYLAVADAGGQGEPLRIFHAAALSQSELEAWFGDAIATEEQVAWNDESGRVEALRLRRLGALTLEQSRIDSPSQELVAKGVLEGLQQSGLSVLPWARKSMSLRERVNFVNRHMPETFAAMDDDTLLETLEHWLLPYLEGVRDLKGLQKLDMHSILSALLGWDALQKLDALAPETVTVPSGSTIRIDYADPVQPVLAVRLQEVFGWERTPTVLEGSVPLMLHLLSPAQRPVQVTKDLASFWREGYAEVRKELRGRYKKHYWPEDPYEAVATSKTKKGMARG
- the lolA gene encoding LolA-like outer membrane lipoprotein chaperone produces the protein MKTIFLLLAAFSALFGFTDSIRSFSADFTQQIVDDTNKTITYEGHVDATRPDKAHWHYFKPVEKSVFVIGHKVTIIEPELEQAIVKTFRDEIDLFKILAKAVKLDDETYLATHKSQQFTIKIRDDIPLAISYNDPFENSVQIRFSNQKINRNLDDALFAPEIPPYYDLLRE